In Sulfurimonas sp., the sequence AATGGTGGGCACTACTGGACTCGAACCAGTGACATCTACCTTGTAAGGGTAGCGCTCTACCAACTGAGCTAAGCGCCCATTTAAACTAAAAACAAATGGCGCGGTGGACGAGACTCGAACTCGCGACCCCCTGCGTGACAGGCAGGTATTCTAACCAACTGAACTACCACCGCATAAGTGTTTTTAGATTTAAAAATGGTGACCTGTTCAGGATTCGAACCTGAGGCCACATCATTAAAAGTGACGTGCTCTACCAACTGAGCTAACAAGACATTTTGGCCTCTATTTGTTTAGAGGTCGAAATTATAGACAAATCATTTTTTATTGTCAAGAGTTTTTTTGTTAAATTTCAAAAAAAATATCTTTGGAGCTTAAAAGCAATATTTTTACCGCATGTAAGACACTTTGGTTTTGTACATAATTTCTGTCACCGCTTAAAAACAGGTATTCCTCTTTAGAAAAACCGTCTTTAGTTTTTAAGCCGACAAAAACTGTACCTACTGGTTTATCTACAGTTCCACCTGTATCACCTGCTATTCCACTTATGGAAAGTGCGAAATCTGCTTCACTTACATTTAAAGCACCCTCTGCCATCTCTTTAACAACAACACTACTTACTGCGCCGAATTCCTCAAGAGTAGCTTCTTCTACAGCCAGCCAATTCGCTTTTATCTCATTCGAGTATGTTACAAGCGAACCATCTAGTATGTTTGAAGCTCCGTTACGTGAAGTAAAAAAGTATGACAATAATCCTCCGGTACAACTCTCGGCAAATGTTATCTTTTTATCAAACTGAGTTAGTTTTTCTATTATATAAGTAGCCATGTCATCTGTCTGTATTATTTTATATGGTAAAAGTTTTGAAGCTGATGGTATGAATTTAGAAATTTCACCAAACTTTTTACTGCTAACATTTACTTGAATCCAACCATCGATAATAGTAAATATGTCTAAACGAAGATCATACGTTTGGGCTACAGGATTAAGTATAGCTCTTAAACTTTCTTCATCTTCACCAAATATATTTAAAACCTCTTTTGAATCTTCAGAGTCCAGTAACAGTTTTGGAAACTTTTGCATCTCATCTATATGAAGCACATTTACAGCACAGTTTTTATACTCTAAAAGATAACTTGCTTCTTTATAAACATATGATTCTGATGGGATCAACATACCCTCTTTTAAAACTTGATTATCTTCTGTTACTGTACATAGAACCTTACCGATTGTTGAGAAGTTTTGCTTTGAAGTGACTATTATTACTTTAGATTCTGTATTTAACAATGAATCAAGTTCTAAAAACAAAGTATTATCGCTCTCTTTGTAAAACGTTGTATTGTCTATATAATCAAAGTTTTTTAAAACACTTCTTTGAACATAATCTTTTAAAGATGTGTTATAAATAAATTTATTTCCTACAAATATCAAGTGTACTTTCATAAGTTTCAAACTCCACAATTAGCATCATTTGTAAGTATTATAGCACTTTAAAGAGCTTTTTAATCAATAAAAAGGTATAATCGCAAAATTTTAATATATAAAAACTCTTAATATTTGAGGCACAAATGGACTACAAAGAAACATTACTATTACCTACAACTAGCTTTGCTATGCGTGGTAACCTAATCGAGAACGAACCTAAGCGTTATGCTTCTTGGGATGATAAAAAAGTTTATGAAAAGATGAAAGCTAACCGTAAAGGTGCACAAAGCTTTACACTACACGATGGACCTCCGTATGCAAACGGAAACACTCACATCGGTCATGCTCTAAACAAAACTTTAAAAGACATCATTATCAAGCATAACTACTTCAACGGAAAAAGCGTTCGTTTTACTCCAGGTTGGGATTGTCATGGTCTACCGATAGAGCAGCAAGTTGAGAAAAAGCTTGGCGGAAAAGCTAAAAAAGAGCAACTTGAAGTTTCTAAAGTAAGAGAGCTGTGCCGTGAGCACGCTGCAAAATTTGTAGATATCCAAAGAGAAGAGTTTAAAAAATTAGGGATCATTGCTGATTGGGAAAATCCATATGTAACTATGGACTATAAGTTTGAAGCAAACATCTACCGTACACTTTGTAATGTTGCTAAAAAAGGTCTTTTAGTTGAGAGAAGCAAACCTGTATACTGGTCATGGGCTGAGCGTACAGCACTAGCTGAAGCAGAGGTTGAGTACGAAGATAAAGAGTCACACTCTATCTATGTAGCATTTGAGCTTAGTGATGAAGCTAAAACAAAAGCCGGTCTTGTTGGAGATGCTGCTCTTGTTATCTGGACTACAACTCCTTGGACACTTCCTGCAAATACAGGTATATCTCTACACCCAGAAGAGAAGTATGTCCTAACTACTGATGGTTATATCGTAGCAAAAGCATTATATGAATCTTTACTTGAACTAGGTGTAGTAAAAGGTGAAATAGCTCAGGAAGTAGATCAAAAAGTACTTGAAAATGAAGTAGCTATAAACCCACTTAACAAACGTACATCTAAAATAGTTCTAGGCGAGCACGTTATGATGGACAGTGGTACAGGTGGTGTTCATACAGCACCTGGTCATGGTGAAGACGATTACCGTGTAGGTCTAAAGTATGACTTAGAAGTTGTAATGCCTGTTGATGAGACTGGTTGTTATGATGAGACGATCGTTCGTGATGGACTATTACCAAACCCAGAAGAGTTTGTTGGTAAGCTGATCTTCAAATGTAACGAACCGATCTTAGAGCTTCTAGGTGATGCACTACTTTATGATTCTAAGTTCACTCACTCGTACCCACACTGTTGGAGATCTCATACTCCACTGATCTTCCGTGCTACTAAGCAGTGGTTTATCTCGGTTGACGGTACACCTGAGGGTGAGAACAAAACACTTCGTGACATAGCTCTGACTGAAGTTGAGAAAACTCTTTTCTTCCCTGAAACTGGAAGAAACAGACTTAACTCTATGGTTGAGAACCGTCCAGACTGGTGTATATCTCGTCAGCGTGACTGGGGTGTGCCAATAGCGTTCTTTAGAGTAAAAGCTACAGGTGAAGTTATACTAGATGAGAAAGTTCTAAACTTTACAGCAATGGTATTTGAGATGCACGGGAGCGATGCATGGTATTCAATGCCGACTGAAGAACTTTTATATCCGGGAAGTGGATATACTGCTGATGAAGTTGAAAAAGTAAGCGACATTCTTGATGTATGGTTTGATTCTGGTTCAACTTGGTACTCTGTTTTAAAATCTCGTAACTATGACGCTGGAGAGTATCCTGCTGATCTTTACGTAGAAGGTTCAGATCAACACCGCGGTTGGTTCCAGTCATCAATGTTCTTAAGTACGGCTGTTGAGCATGTAGCTCCATACAAAGCTGTTCTTACTCACGGTTTCACTGTTGATGAAAAAGGTGAGAAGATGAGTAAGTCTAAGGGTAACGTTGTTGCACCTGAGAAAGTTCTAAAACAATATGGGTCTGAGATACTTCGTCTTTGGGTAGCTTCAAGTGACTACCAAGGGGATCTTAAAATTTCTGATGGTATCTTAAAACAAACTGCCGAGAGTTACCGTAAACTAAGAAACACATTTAGATTTTTACTTGCGAACATTAACGATTTAGATGCTCTTACTCCTGTAGATCAAATGGGTGAATTAGACAAATGGATCTTAAGTGTAGCTGGTGATGTGTTTGAGAGCGTACACGCATCGTTTAGTAAGTACAACTATGTAAACGGTATGAACACGCTTAACAACTTCATAGCTAACGAGTTAAGCGGTATCTATATGGATATCACTAAAGATAGACTTTATTGTGATGGCATGAATGACACTCACCGTAGAGCAAGCCAGAGTGCTATGGCTATGATCGTTAAACAGCTTCTTACTCTTATGGCTCCGATCATCACATACACTTGTGATGAAATAGTTGAGACTGCTCCGGCGATCATCAAGGGTGATGCTGAAGATATATTTGACTTTGTATATGAGCCGATGGAGAAAGTTGAAAGCAACTTTGATGGCGAGTATATGAAAAAAGCTCGTTTTGGTTTTGGTTCTGCGATAGACTCACTTAAAAAAGACAAAACAATCAAAGCTACACTAGAGCTAACTCTATACACTGACTCTGCAAAAGTTCTAGCTTTAGATTCTACAGAGGCTGAAGACTGGTTCGTTGTTTCTGGTGTAAGTACTGAAAAAGGTTCTACAGAACTTGGAAGTTTTAAAGTGGATGATGATGAGTTTATAATCTACAAAGCTGAAGCACACAAATGTCCACGTTGTTGGAAGTTCAATTCAGAAGCTGAAGACACAACTTGTACTAGATGTGGCGAGGTTTTAGCGTAATGCCTGATTTCACACAACCTGTAGAGATGAGTTTTGTATTTATCTCTATAGGTGCAATACTACTTGTCACTGCTATAGGCATAGGACTTGTAAAACTTGGAAAAAAGTCTAGAAACTCTTAGACTTTTTTCTTCTCCCTCCCCTTCTCTTTTTTTATAATCATTTAATATAACTTTTTCTGTTTTCTAATATTTATATTGTTTCAAGTAAATATTTATATAATACTCGATAAATAAATACTAAGGGAAAAACATGATATTAAATATTCTTCAATATGGATATTTAGGCTTATTAGCCATAATGATTTATTTATGTTACAAAATTATCTCAAACTATCAAAAACATAATACTCCGTTTATACAGACAATAATATTAGTAATAATATTTTTAGGCATCAGTTGTGTAGGTGGTTATATGGGATATCTTTGGGCAGATAAAGAATTAAAAGTTGCACTATCAAAAGAAACGTCTTTAACCATTATGAAAGAACAAATTCAAGCAGCTAGAAAAAGACTTGAAAGTAATAAAAAAACTCTAAAAAAAGCTCAAGCTAAAGCTTTAAATGATGCTAATGCAGGTTATATGCTAGATGGTGCAAGAGATATAGCATTTAAAAGAGCGAAAGATATCGAAAATTTTATTAATAAACAAGAAGAAAATTATCAAAAAGAAATCAAAGAAATAGGTATAGCTTTTAATATTAAAAAGCAATAATATGAAATATGTATATCCAAAAACACTTTAATATAACAGAACAAAAGCAGATTCAAGCCTTTACAAAATCAAATCCATTTGCCACACTTACATCAAATACTAGGAGCAAAAGATAAAAACGATTTTAAACTTTATCAAAATTAATGATTATATATCAACAGCAGGACAACCAACAAAAAAAGAATTTAAACTTATTTCAAAAAACAAATTTGATGTAGTAATAAATTTAGCACTACATAATAGTAATAGTGCTTTAAAAAATGAAGATAAAGTTGTATCAAAAAATAATATGATTTATATCCATATTCCAATATCTTGGGAAAATCCAGAAATTGACAGATTAAAATTATTTTGCAATACATTAAAAACATTACAAGAACAGAATAAAAAAGTTTTTATACATTGTGCAAAAAACTATAGAGTATCCATTTTTATATATCATTATAAAAAAATGATATTAAAAGATAAAAGTGCTAAATTAGTTTTACCAAAAGGATTTAAACCAAACAAAGTTTGGAAAAATATAATTAACATGCATATTAAAGCATGACAAAATATAGCTAACTTATAAAAGGAGTAAAAGTGAATTTTGTAGCAGCTATAACAATAACGCTTTTAATCATTATAGGCTTATTTCATTTCTACTGGGCTTTTGGTGGAAAGTTAGGTATAAACAAAGTTATACCAGAAGTTAATAACGAAGCACTTTTTTAAACCCGGAAAAATTATAACTGTATTTGTCGCTCTTGTGTTATTTAGCTTTGCATTTATTGCCTACAAACTTTACTTCTGCTCTGACAACTCTGAACTTATAGCTATATTTGGATGGATCATTTCAGCTGTCTTTACACTAAGATCAGTTGGTGACTTTAATATGGTAGGCTTTTTCAAAAAAATAAAAGATACGGAATTTGCAATTTATGATACAAAATATTTTTCACCATTATGTTTGATATTAGGTGTTATATTTGCTACACTGACATACAACGTATAAATAATAAAAAAGGTAAAAGGTATGGGGTTACTAGACTGGTCAATTATTGGTGCTTATTTTATATTTTTACTCCTTTTTGGTTATTTTGTAGGTAGAAAAAACCATGATCAGGACGACTACTATGTAGCTGATCGTAAACTATCTTGGTGGGCTGTTGGAATATCTACTATGGCTACACAAAGCTCCGCTATTAGTTTTATATCTATCCCCGCATTTGTAGCTGTTAAAGAAGGTGGAGGACTCACATGGCTTCAGTATGAACTTGCCCTGCCGCTTGCTATGATCGTCACATCTATTTTTCTAATCCCCCTATTTCGTAAGTTAAAACTGGTGAGTGTTTATGAATACCTGCAACTACGCTACGATACAAGTGTAAGAAACACTGTTGCAGTAATATTTCTACTTAGTCGCGGGCTTGGTACCGGTATAGCCTTGTATGCCACTGCGATCGTTATGCAAAGCATTACAGGGTTTGAGCTGTGGATCTCTATTTTAGCTATGGGGCTTATTATACTTATTTATGACACTTTAGGCGGTATGAAAGCCGTTGTTTATTCAGATATTCTGCAAATGGGACTGCTATTACTTGGAGTTGTAGTATCGATCTATATCGCCGTAGATATTATTGGAGGATTTGGTGTTATGTTTGAAACGTTTCCAAAAGAGCGTTTACAGACACTAGATTTTAGCTGGGGTTTTAATACCGATGGCTCTATGCCGTTTTGGGCATTTTTATTTGGAGGCTTCTTTTTATATTCTGCTTATTACGGAACGGATCAGAGTCAGGTTCAAAGAGAGCTCTCAACCAAAAATATAAACGAATCAAAACTATCACTTTACTTTAACGGTTTTGCCAGATTTCCACTTACACTACTATATGTGCTAATGGGTATAGCGGTAGGTACGCTTTATATGCAAGACAGTTCACTTCAAGCCTCTATTGCATCTACTTCTGCTGATCACCTTATACCTCAGTTTATTTTAGAGTACCTCCCTATTGGTGTTAAAGGGTTGTTGATCGCGGCCATTTTAGCAGCTGCCATGTCAAGCATAGATTCGGCACTAAACTCACTCTCAGCCGTAACTCTGCATGACTTTGTGTTAAAAGAAAAACATATTGAGGGTGTAAAAGAGATCCGTTTAAGCCAGTTCACTACTGCTTTTTGGGGAATTGCCATTATAATCTTTGCTTTTTTTGTAGGCTCTATAGCCGATACCGTCATAGAAGCCATAAACAAAATAGGTTCTGCATTTTACGGCCCTGTTCTGGCTGTATTTTTAGCGGGAGCTATACATAAAAATATTGGAAGCAATGCTATTTTGATCGGTCTTTTTAGTGGTGTTGGCATAAATGTGTTTTTATGGATTATGCATCCTGAAATTATGTGGATGTGGTGGAACGTGATCGGAGTGGTTATAGCTTATGTTATTGCACTGCTTCTTTCACTTACTTATTTTAAAAACACTAATGTACATTCAAAATATACTGCAAAACACAATATAGCACTTAACTGGAGAAGAATGGACACTCTTTTGGTAGGCTATTTTTTCATTATGTTTATTATGCTTTGGGCTATTGAAAGAGGTTTAGCAAACATATAACAACTATAACTAATATTCAAAATTATTATAGTTTATTTAGTTTTTATTATTAAAAAAATCTACATACTTTCTTTTATTTAAAAATATTCTATAACTCCGCATTCAGGAGTTTAGATGATCAAAAAATTACTTTTACTTGCGCTACTTTCAACGCTTCTTTTGGCTCAAAACGAATCATTTTCCAAATCTAAAAAGATGCTGCGTCAAATATATCAAGGTCATCAGACTACCATATACTGTGACTGCAAATACAACTATAAAAATAAAAAAAATATGATCGACAAAGAATCTTGCGGATATATACCAAGAAACATAAGAACCAAAAAAGGGAAAATAAACCAAAGAGCAAACCGTATAGAGTGGGAACATCTGATTCCAGCTGAGAACTTCGGACGTCAATTTGCGTGTTGGCGCGAAGGAAATCCTGAGTGTATAAAGAAAAACGGCAAAACTTATAAAGGTCGCAAGTGTTGTGAAAAGGTAAATCAAAAGTACAGAGTTATGCAAGCAGATATGCATAACCTTTTCCCAGCCGTAGGTGAGCTAAACGGCGATCGTAAGAATTTTAGATTTGACTTTGAAGAGGCAGTTGGCGGACAGTACGGTGAATGTAAATTTGATGTGCTTTTTAAACAAAAAAGAGCCAGAGTAAAAGATGATATCAGAGGTATAATAGCCAGAGATTATTTGTACTTTAATAAACAATACGGCATGAAGCTATCAAAACAGGAACTAAACAAGTATCAATCTTGGAATAAACTATATCCACCAAATGAATGGGAGATAGAACGTAATCAACGTATAGCTAAAAAACAAAGAAATCTAAACCCTTTTATACCATCAAAATAAGATTATATTTACTATGTTTCAATGAAAAAGCCATAAAAGTTCTAAATTATTCTCAAAACTGCGCTTACATTATATAAATTTTTTTATTACCTGTATTTACCTATTTAAAGGCTCTTCCAAGAATACATTAAAATAAAAAAATCTTATACCTTGACTTGTAACTTTTAATAGAATATCATAATATTTAGCGTCCAAAAAAGGAGACAACATGAAAAGTTTAACACGAGTTTCAGTGGTTCTAGCACTTTTGGCACTTCCAGTAGGTATTATGGCAGATGATGACAGACCTTACAGAGGAATGGGTCCAGGATATGGCAATATGATGGGTCCTGGTTACGGCAATATGATGGGTCCTGGTTATAGAGGTCACGGTTATGGAATGATGGGACAACCTTGCGAAGATTGTGGAAATTATCACCGTCAGGAATACCAGAAAGAGTATAAAACTCTTTCAGAAAAAGAAGTTAAGACTAAAGTTAAGGCGTTTCTTTCGGAACATCTTAAAGGTTTCTCTATATCTAAAATGGAAAAAGATGAAATGCCTAGAGGGTATACATACTGGTTCATAATAAAAGATCAAAACGGTAATGAGATGGATCTATATGTAAATCCTTGGGGATATATACGCGGTCCATATGTAAGGTAACACTTTATTACGGCTATTCATTTTATAAAAATAGCCGTATGTTTCAAAAATTATGCTGAATAACTATCAGCTACATCATTTATCTAGATGATATAGCTGATAGTTATCTCTAAAATTGAGGGGGATATATATGCACTGGGATTATGAGATGGGACATGGATTTGGCTTTGGAATGGGATGGTTTTGGATTATATTGCTGATAGTTGTTTTTATTTTATTGCTAAGGTTGGCAGATAAACAAGATATTGGAACAAAAACTACTGATGCACTAGATATTTTAAAAGAGCGTTATGCAAAAGGTGAGATCAATAAAGAGGAGTTTGAAGAAAAACGTAAAGACCTTGCTGAGAGCTAAAAGGATATAGCATGGAACATCAACGAAAAAACTCAACTTGTGAAATTGCAGGTGGTGAATGCGACAGTGAACCTGCACTAAATACTAAAATTCAATACACCTGTCCAATGCACCCAGAGATCATACAAGACTCACCAGGTAGTTGTCCAAAATGCGGGATGGCTCTTGAACCAATGCAGGTAACCCTCCAAGAAGAAGATGACAGTGAATACAACAAAATGCGTCTTCGTTTTATATTATCTATCATCTTTGCTTTTCCCTTACTAATTTTCTCTATGGGAGATATGTTTCCAGGCGAGCCTATATCAAACTTAGTTGGTACAAAAGGTCGTATATGGGGTGAACTTCTATTTGCCACACCTATATGTACATGGATCGCTTGGCCTTTTTATGTTAAAGGAATCAAGTCTTTAA encodes:
- a CDS encoding CinA family protein, producing the protein MKVHLIFVGNKFIYNTSLKDYVQRSVLKNFDYIDNTTFYKESDNTLFLELDSLLNTESKVIIVTSKQNFSTIGKVLCTVTEDNQVLKEGMLIPSESYVYKEASYLLEYKNCAVNVLHIDEMQKFPKLLLDSEDSKEVLNIFGEDEESLRAILNPVAQTYDLRLDIFTIIDGWIQVNVSSKKFGEISKFIPSASKLLPYKIIQTDDMATYIIEKLTQFDKKITFAESCTGGLLSYFFTSRNGASNILDGSLVTYSNEIKANWLAVEEATLEEFGAVSSVVVKEMAEGALNVSEADFALSISGIAGDTGGTVDKPVGTVFVGLKTKDGFSKEEYLFLSGDRNYVQNQSVLHAVKILLLSSKDIFFEI
- the ileS gene encoding isoleucine--tRNA ligase, yielding MDYKETLLLPTTSFAMRGNLIENEPKRYASWDDKKVYEKMKANRKGAQSFTLHDGPPYANGNTHIGHALNKTLKDIIIKHNYFNGKSVRFTPGWDCHGLPIEQQVEKKLGGKAKKEQLEVSKVRELCREHAAKFVDIQREEFKKLGIIADWENPYVTMDYKFEANIYRTLCNVAKKGLLVERSKPVYWSWAERTALAEAEVEYEDKESHSIYVAFELSDEAKTKAGLVGDAALVIWTTTPWTLPANTGISLHPEEKYVLTTDGYIVAKALYESLLELGVVKGEIAQEVDQKVLENEVAINPLNKRTSKIVLGEHVMMDSGTGGVHTAPGHGEDDYRVGLKYDLEVVMPVDETGCYDETIVRDGLLPNPEEFVGKLIFKCNEPILELLGDALLYDSKFTHSYPHCWRSHTPLIFRATKQWFISVDGTPEGENKTLRDIALTEVEKTLFFPETGRNRLNSMVENRPDWCISRQRDWGVPIAFFRVKATGEVILDEKVLNFTAMVFEMHGSDAWYSMPTEELLYPGSGYTADEVEKVSDILDVWFDSGSTWYSVLKSRNYDAGEYPADLYVEGSDQHRGWFQSSMFLSTAVEHVAPYKAVLTHGFTVDEKGEKMSKSKGNVVAPEKVLKQYGSEILRLWVASSDYQGDLKISDGILKQTAESYRKLRNTFRFLLANINDLDALTPVDQMGELDKWILSVAGDVFESVHASFSKYNYVNGMNTLNNFIANELSGIYMDITKDRLYCDGMNDTHRRASQSAMAMIVKQLLTLMAPIITYTCDEIVETAPAIIKGDAEDIFDFVYEPMEKVESNFDGEYMKKARFGFGSAIDSLKKDKTIKATLELTLYTDSAKVLALDSTEAEDWFVVSGVSTEKGSTELGSFKVDDDEFIIYKAEAHKCPRCWKFNSEAEDTTCTRCGEVLA
- a CDS encoding FMN-binding negative transcriptional regulator encodes the protein MYIQKHFNITEQKQIQAFTKSNPFATLTSNTRSKR
- a CDS encoding DUF3995 domain-containing protein, which codes for MITVFVALVLFSFAFIAYKLYFCSDNSELIAIFGWIISAVFTLRSVGDFNMVGFFKKIKDTEFAIYDTKYFSPLCLILGVIFATLTYNV
- a CDS encoding sodium/solute symporter (Members of the Solute:Sodium Symporter (SSS), TC 2.A.21 as described in tcdb.org, catalyze solute:Na+ symport. Known solutes for members of the family include sugars, amino acids, nucleosides, inositols, vitamins, urea or anions, depending on the system.), whose protein sequence is MGLLDWSIIGAYFIFLLLFGYFVGRKNHDQDDYYVADRKLSWWAVGISTMATQSSAISFISIPAFVAVKEGGGLTWLQYELALPLAMIVTSIFLIPLFRKLKLVSVYEYLQLRYDTSVRNTVAVIFLLSRGLGTGIALYATAIVMQSITGFELWISILAMGLIILIYDTLGGMKAVVYSDILQMGLLLLGVVVSIYIAVDIIGGFGVMFETFPKERLQTLDFSWGFNTDGSMPFWAFLFGGFFLYSAYYGTDQSQVQRELSTKNINESKLSLYFNGFARFPLTLLYVLMGIAVGTLYMQDSSLQASIASTSADHLIPQFILEYLPIGVKGLLIAAILAAAMSSIDSALNSLSAVTLHDFVLKEKHIEGVKEIRLSQFTTAFWGIAIIIFAFFVGSIADTVIEAINKIGSAFYGPVLAVFLAGAIHKNIGSNAILIGLFSGVGINVFLWIMHPEIMWMWWNVIGVVIAYVIALLLSLTYFKNTNVHSKYTAKHNIALNWRRMDTLLVGYFFIMFIMLWAIERGLANI
- a CDS encoding endonuclease; translated protein: MIKKLLLLALLSTLLLAQNESFSKSKKMLRQIYQGHQTTIYCDCKYNYKNKKNMIDKESCGYIPRNIRTKKGKINQRANRIEWEHLIPAENFGRQFACWREGNPECIKKNGKTYKGRKCCEKVNQKYRVMQADMHNLFPAVGELNGDRKNFRFDFEEAVGGQYGECKFDVLFKQKRARVKDDIRGIIARDYLYFNKQYGMKLSKQELNKYQSWNKLYPPNEWEIERNQRIAKKQRNLNPFIPSK
- a CDS encoding SHOCT domain-containing protein yields the protein MHWDYEMGHGFGFGMGWFWIILLIVVFILLLRLADKQDIGTKTTDALDILKERYAKGEINKEEFEEKRKDLAES